The Sesamum indicum cultivar Zhongzhi No. 13 linkage group LG6, S_indicum_v1.0, whole genome shotgun sequence genome has a segment encoding these proteins:
- the LOC105165544 gene encoding protein VACUOLELESS1, producing MAGVAVAAEWQLLYNRYYRKPELYQMQWKNVDLTRNKIACAPFGGPIAVIRDDAKIVQLYAESALRKLRIFTSSGRLISETVWKNPGGRLIGMSWTDDLTLICITQDGTVYSYNIHAELISTFSLGKECFDNSVVECVFWGNGVVCINEAFEIFAVPDFKVPKTVKLADCNLEELPHCIAVIEPQYTKSGDVEVLLGVGDHVLLVEEDLVQPLAEGMGPFQKMVVSRKGEFVASFTHDGRLLVMSTDFSDVIIEYACESALPPEQLAWCGLDSVLLYWDDMLLMVGPYGDPVRYIYDEPIILIPECDGVRILSNTNMEFLHRVPDSTVSIFQIGSTLPAALLYDALEHFDRRSAKADENLRLIRSSLPEAVEACIDAAGYEFDISQQRTLLRAASYGQTFSSLFQRDSIQEMCKTLRVLNAVRHVEIGSPLSIQQYKLLTPSVLINRLINAHKHLLALRISEYLGMNQEVVLMHWTCTKISASAAIPDASLLDILLDKLKLCKGISYAAVAAHADKSGRRKLAAMLVEHEPRSSKQIPLLLSIGEEDTALMKATESGDTDLMYLVLFHIWRKRAPLEFFSTIQARPLARDLFVTYARSYKHEFLKDFFLSTGQLQEVAFLLWKESWELARNPMASKGSPLHGPRIKLIEKAHNLFTETKEHMFESKAAEEHAKLLRIQHELEVTTKQAIFVDSSISDTIRTCIVLGNHRAANKVKTEFKVSEKRWYWLKVFALATIRDWDALEKFSKEKRPPIGYRPFVEACVDAGEKDQALKYIPKLADPRERAEAYAKIGMAKEAADAASQAKDGELLGRLKLTFAQNAAAASIFDTLRDRLSFQGVS from the exons ATGGCGGGAGTTGCGGTGGCGGCGGAGTGGCAACTCCTCTATAACCGGTACTACCGGAAGCCGGAGCTCTACCAGATGCAGTGGAAGAACGTTGACCTCACCCGCAACAAGATCGCCTGCGCTCCATTCGGCGGCCCCATCGCTGTCATCCGCGACGACGCGAAGATCGTCCAGCTGTATGCTGAGTCCGCTCTCCGGAAGCTTCGTATCTTCACCTCCTCCGGCCGCCTTATCTCCGAAACTGTGTGGAAGAATCCCGGCGGCCGCTTAATTGGCATGTCGTGGACCGATGACCTAACCCTAATCTGTATCACGCAGGACGGCACCGTTTATTCATACAATATCCACGCCGAGTTAATCAGTACCTTTTCCTTGGGCAAAGAATGCTTTGACAACAGCGTTGTGGAGTGCGTCTTCTGGGGGAATGGCGTCGTGTGTATCAACGAGGCCTTTGAGATTTTTGCCGTGCCGGATTTTAAGGTTCCAAAGACGGTTAAATTGGCGGATTGTAATTTGGAGGAGCTTCCTCATTGTATTGCGGTGATCGAGCCCCAGTATACGAAATCAGGTGACGTGGAGGTGCTGTTAGGGGTTGGCGACCATGTGTTGTTGGTGGAAGAGGATTTAGTACAACCTCTTGCTGAGGGGATGGGGCCGTTTCAGAAGATGGTAGTCTCGAGGAAAGGGGAGTTTGTTGCCTCATTCACCCATGATGGAAGGCTTCTGGTCATGTCTACTGATTTTTCCGATGTTATCATTGAGTATGCGTGTGAG TCGGCTCTTCCTCCTGAGCAACTAGCTTGGTGTGGGTTGGATAGTGTCTTACTTTACTGGGATGACATGCTACTGATGGTGGGCCCATATGGTGATCCAGTACGTTACATTTATGATGAACCAATTATTCTTATCCCAGAATGTGATGGGGTGCGGATACTATCTAACACAAACATGGAGTTTCTGCACCGGGTTCCAGACTCTACAGTATCTATATTTCAGATAGGAAGCACCTTACCTGCTGCTTTATTGTATGATGCCCTGGAGCATTTTGATAGGCGAAGTGCTAAG GCTGATGAAAATCTTAGATTGATCCGCTCGTCACTGCCTGAAGCTGTTGAGGCTTGCATTGATGCTGCTGGTTatgaatttgatatttcaCAGCAAAGGACACTACTGAGAGCTGCAAGCTATGGACAAACCTTTTCTAG CCTATTTCAACGTGACAGCATACAAGAGATGTGTAAAACGCTGCGTGTCTTAAATGCTGTACGGCATGTCGAGATCGGTAGTCCTCTAAGCATTCAGCAGTACAAG TTACTTACTCCCTCTGTTCTCATTAACCGTCTGATTAATGCTCACAAACACCTTTTAGCTTTGCGAATATCAGAATACCTTGGTATGAACCAA GAAGTCGTGTTAATGCACTGGACTTGTACAAAGATATCAGCATCCGCAGCGATTCCTGATGCGAGTCTTCTTGATATCTTACTCGACAAG CTCAAGCTATGCAAAGGAATATCTTATGCCGCTGTTGCTGCTCATGCTGACAAGAGTGGGCGTAGAAAATTAGCTGCTATGCTAGTTGAACATGAGCCGCGATCGTCCAAACAG ATTCCTCTCTTGCTGAGCATTGGAGAAGAAGATACTGCTCTTATGAAGGCTACTGAAAGCGGTGATACTGATCTTATGTATCTTGTGCTGTTTCATATCTGGCGTAAG AGAGCGCCATTGGAGTTTTTTTCAACAATACAGGCCAGACCACTTGCACGCGATCTTTTTGTTACCTATGCACG GTCTTATAAGCATGAATTCTTAAAGGACTTCTTTCTGTCCACTGGGCAACTTCAG gaAGTAGCTTTTCTGTTGTGGAAAGAGTCATGGGAACTAGCAAGGAATCCAATGGCGAGCAAAGGGTCCCCTCTTCATGGCCCACGCATAAAACTAATTGAGAAGGCCCATAATCTTTTTACAGAAACAAAAGAGCACATGTTTGAATCTAAGGCAGCTGAGGAACATGCAAAATTGTTAAG AATCCAACATGAGTTAGAGGTGACAACAAAACAGGCAATTTTTGTGGATTCAAGTATCAGTGACACCATTCGCACGTGTATTGTCTTGGGAAATCATCGAGCTGCTAATAAAGTTAAAACTGAATTTAAG GTTTCAGAGAAGCGGTGGTATTGGCTTAAAGTCTTTGCTCTGGCAACAATCCGAGACTGGGATGCACtggaaaaattttcaaaagagaaGAGACCGCCAATTG GTTACCGTCCATTTGTAGAAGCTTGTGTCGATGCAGGTGAGAAAGATCAAGCCCTTAAATATATTCCAAAACTTGCTGATCCAAGAGAGAGAGCTGAG GCTTATGCTAAAATTGGAATGGCGAAGGAAGCTGCAGATGCTGCATCTCAAGCGAAAGATGGTGAACTGCTTGGGCGGTTAAAACTTACTTTTGCACAAAATGCTGCTgctgcatcaatttttgataCTCTGCGAGACCGGTTGTCCTTCCAAGGCGTTTCTTAG
- the LOC105165545 gene encoding GDSL esterase/lipase At4g10955-like: MRSEEMAKRVGDEMKNEVLQVVERPGRNQDCENQSVETELETETQHPYAFHVSGPRNVPSINWRDLINSTWKDGNYKRTVIACFIQAVYLLELDRQENRTSENALAPKWWIPFKYKLVETLIDERDGSVFGAILEWDRAAALADFVLMRPSGAPRAVLALRGTLLKSPTIRRDIEDDLRFLAWESLKGSVRFSCAFKTLKSLSEKYGSSNVCIAGHSLGAGFALQVGKALAKEGIFVEAHLFNPPSVSLASSLRNVGEKAGTMWKRVKSMLPASTTESQTNINDRAKSTTLGSKQWVPHLYVNNSDYICCYYTDPVGTENNDADKENAKPATNTPCAAKLFVFSKGKQKFLEAHGLEQWWSDELELQMALNNSKLIGRQLKSLYSLPPQEQSPAKCR, encoded by the exons ATGCGAAGTGAGGAAATGGCGAAGAGGGTCGGAGATGAGATGAAAAACGAAGTCTTGCAGGTGGTGGAGAGACCGGGGAGGAATCAAGATTGTGAGAATCAGAGTGTTGAAACGGAGTTGGAGACTGAGACCCAACATCCTTACGCGTTTCATGTTTCTGGGCCGAGAAATGTTCCTTCTATTAACTGGAGGGACCTCATCAATTCCACTTG GAAGGACGGAAATTACAAAAGGACGGTAATTGCCTGCTTTATACAAGCAGTTTACTTGCTCGAACTCGACAGACAAGAAAACCGAACCAGCGAGAATGCTCTGGCCCCTAAATGGTGGATACCATTCAAGTACAAACTGGTTGAGACCCTGATAGATGAAAGAGATGGATCAGTATTTGGGGCGATACTAGAATGGGATCGAGCAGCTGCATTGGCGGATTTTGTGCTTATGAGACCCAGTGGAGCGCCAAGGGCCGTTTTGGCGCTCAGAGGAACGCTGCTTAAGAGCCCAACAATTAGACGGGACATTGAGGATGACTTACGTTTCCTAGCTTGGGAAAGTCTAAAAGGATCAGTCAGATTCAGTTGTGCATTCAAGACTTTGAAATCACTCTCTGAAAAGTACGGCAGCAGCAATGTGTGCATAGCCGGCCATTCTTTAGGAGCTGGCTTTGCTCTCCAAGTTGGAAAAGCACTAGCCAAAGAAGGAATATTCGTGGAGGCACATTTGTTCAATCCACCCTCTGTTTCACTAGCTTCAAGTCTAAGAAACGTGGGGGAAAAAGCCGGGACGATGTGGAAGAGGGTGAAATCCATGCTTCCAGCATCAACCACAGAATCTCAAACCAACATCAATGACAGAGCCAAATCAACAACACTGGGATCCAAACAGTGGGTACCTCATTTGTACGTGAACAACAGCGACTACATATGCTGCTACTACACTGATCCAGTCGGGACGGAGAACAACGATGCTGATAAGGAGAATGCCAAACCAGCGACCAACACACCGTGTGCTGCCAAGCTCTTTGTTTTCTCAAAAGGGAAGCAAAAGTTTCTCGAGGCGCACGGTTTGGAGCAATGGTGGTCGGATGAATTGGAACTGCAAATGGCTCTGAACAATAGTAAGTTGATCGGCCGGCAGCTGAAGTCACTGTACAGCCTCCCGCCTCAAGAACAATCGCCGGCCAAGTGTCGATAA